One window of Myxococcota bacterium genomic DNA carries:
- a CDS encoding phosphatidate cytidylyltransferase — protein sequence MEPADRDPRPAAPLGIPSVSAPHPQRPTPRSEEPQGWAPTNLTLRWITAGLLVPPVIWVCWYGGWAYVAVVIGFSLLALNEFYGLIIAKGATPHRLLGNLAAVGLTVIAYVGDASIANAALTATLLTLMILQLTKQEIREAIASVSETFFGVIYVAWLLSYAVSVRFISVELERRFGAPVDPEVGFFYMILCLTSVVLSDAGAYFVGRSYGRRKLAPAISPNKTVEGAVGGVLTGGLFALLAKFVFAVLVPGDLARDLTWGASFLFGMTLAAVAVLGDLIESALKRDAALKDAGDLLPGVGGVLDRIDSALLGIPVMYYLLLAYYWTRYSG from the coding sequence TTGGAACCTGCGGACCGCGATCCGAGACCTGCGGCGCCCCTGGGCATTCCGTCCGTCTCCGCGCCGCATCCCCAGCGCCCGACCCCTCGGAGCGAGGAGCCCCAGGGCTGGGCCCCCACCAACCTGACCCTGCGCTGGATCACCGCCGGGCTGCTCGTGCCACCGGTGATCTGGGTGTGCTGGTACGGCGGCTGGGCCTACGTGGCGGTGGTGATCGGTTTCAGCCTGCTCGCGCTCAACGAGTTCTACGGCCTGATCATCGCCAAGGGTGCGACGCCGCACCGGCTGCTCGGCAACCTGGCGGCGGTCGGGCTCACGGTGATCGCCTACGTGGGCGACGCCTCGATCGCGAACGCCGCGCTCACCGCCACCTTGCTCACGCTCATGATCCTGCAGCTCACCAAGCAGGAGATCCGCGAGGCGATCGCGAGCGTGTCGGAGACCTTCTTCGGCGTGATCTACGTGGCGTGGCTCTTGTCGTACGCCGTGTCGGTGCGCTTCATCTCGGTCGAGCTCGAGCGGCGCTTCGGCGCGCCGGTCGATCCCGAGGTCGGCTTCTTCTACATGATCCTGTGCCTGACCTCGGTGGTGCTCTCCGACGCGGGCGCCTACTTCGTGGGCCGGTCGTACGGACGGCGCAAGCTGGCGCCGGCGATCAGTCCCAACAAGACCGTGGAAGGCGCGGTGGGTGGCGTGCTGACGGGCGGGCTGTTCGCATTGCTCGCGAAGTTCGTGTTCGCGGTGCTCGTGCCCGGTGACCTGGCGCGCGACCTGACCTGGGGCGCGTCGTTCTTGTTCGGCATGACGCTCGCGGCCGTCGCCGTGCTCGGCGACCTGATCGAGTCGGCGCTCAAGCGCGATGCCGCGCTGAAAGATGCCGGTGATCTGCTGCCCGGCGTGGGCGGCGTGCTCGACCGCATCGATTCGGCCTTGCTCGGCATCCCGGTGATGTACTACCTCCTGCTCGCGTACTACTGGACGCGCTACTCCGGCTAG
- the dut gene encoding dUTP diphosphatase, with product MRGARDADLPAPAYATPGSAGLDLCAAAEAELVLQPGERALVPTGFALAIPPGYEGQVRPRSGLALHAGVTLANSPGTIDSDYRGEVAVILVNLGSEPFRLRRGERIAQLVIAPVAQPALKEVGSADELGPTSRGAGGFGHTGR from the coding sequence CTGCCGGCCCCCGCGTATGCCACGCCGGGCTCGGCGGGCCTCGACCTGTGCGCCGCCGCCGAGGCCGAGCTCGTGCTCCAGCCCGGGGAGCGGGCGCTGGTGCCGACCGGCTTCGCGCTCGCGATCCCGCCGGGCTACGAGGGGCAGGTGCGCCCGCGCAGCGGCCTCGCGCTGCACGCGGGAGTGACTCTGGCCAACTCGCCCGGGACGATCGACTCGGACTATCGCGGCGAGGTCGCGGTGATCCTGGTGAACCTCGGGAGCGAGCCGTTCCGGCTGCGCAGGGGCGAGCGGATCGCGCAGCTCGTGATCGCGCCGGTGGCTCAGCCGGCGCTGAAAGAGGTCGGCAGCGCCGACGAGCTCGGTCCGACCAGCCGTGGCGCGGGTGGCTTCGGTCACACCGGGCGCTGA